The Lycium barbarum isolate Lr01 chromosome 11, ASM1917538v2, whole genome shotgun sequence genome contains the following window.
GCGCGAAATGGCTTGGTGCGCTGCCCGGGGCGACGCTCCAAGAGGGCTTTTCAGTTTCTTCTTGTTCTGAGCTTTTTCTCCAAACTTTGTGCAGGGGCGTCGCCCTGAGGGGTTTTCAGATTCTTGTTTTGTCCACTCTCCTCTTCGCTTCTTCTCGTGCACACTTGGTCCTTGCTTCCAAAACTTGAACAAACTGCTCGATTTCTAGTCATTTGTCCTCATTGTACCTAAACACACAAACCATATCAACATAAGCACGAATACAACGATTCCATCATAGAAATTGCGATTAAAGTACTAAGAACGAGAGGTAAAGTGACGTTAAATTTttatatttgtgccaaatatcaatacTACACTAACTGACTTGTAGCTAATCATTATTTACCTAATTAACCACTAATTGACTGATAATTAACTCTTAAAAAACTCAACTAACTAATGATTAAGTTATGTCCACCTTGAATCCACTGGATCCCACTTCTTCAAGTACACCCTACATATCATGTCAGCACAAAAGGGTGTAATAATATCACCTCAAAAATTTTAAGGGCCATAAAATCCCTAAAATTTACCTGCTTACTTTAAAAAGTGTTTGTGTGTGTAATCAGTGGATGTGTCATGGGCCAGGTGTTGTACATATGAAAGTGTAGTGGCCACGTGACGAAAATGAGAAAGTGAGAATGATGTGAACCAATTGAATGGAGAGAAATTTGCATTGTGACTTGTGAAAGTGTGATGTGTGAGGTGTCTGTGTCTGCTTTGTGTATGTCAAATACTGTCAATTTTGTGGAgagtgtgtgttgtgtgtgtattGACAGTTTGTCACAGTGATAAGAAGGGATTTTGCCACAATAAAAATGCATTGGTTGCACCTAAGATATAGCCCAGTGATCAACGAAATAAGTTGAGCATCGTGAATTTTCAGGTTGAATTTACCGCAGCTAAAAACATTAGGTGATTTCTTCTTATCCGTTTTATtcttggtggatagagttacctggtacctgtTGTTGGTGGGAGGTCGTAGATATCTTGTGAAATTAATCGAGGTGCGTGCAAGCTGGTCCGGATACCACGGTTatcttaaataaaaagaaaaaagagagacgtattgattctctttttatttcattattaacTAATTATTTTAGATTAAGAAATTAACATTTATACTAAACTTAAATATCATTAAGAAAAAGTATCCAAGTTACTAACTTATTTGTAAGACAttgaattaaaaaatatattttaattcTCCTCCTTAGATAAAGACAAAATTGATATTTTAAGCTCAAATCAAActacttataaaaaaaaattaaaaacaaatatAAAAATAAGACCTAAAAAAAGTATTTTACaataaaaaaatatgaaataatGAAGAGTGGGTCAAAAAATAAAATGCATCAACTGTACAAAATATCTTTATACCTCCATAAAGGACATGGTCACGGGTCCTAGTCTTGTGGCCAAGAATGTATGTTACCACTTGCCTTTATAGACTAAGATTCACATAATACCTCCATAAAGGACATGGTCACGGGTCCTAGTCTTGTGGCCAAGAATGTATGTTACCACTTGCCTTTATAGACGTCGGCATTGGATGAGCTTACATATCTATAAATACAGTCTTTACAAGACAACACACACATCCATAAGTATAATTCAAAGCAATTGTACACTATTATTCCAAGTTCAAAAGCAAATAATGGATACTTCGAAAATAGCCCACCAAGCTGGCCAAGCCCAGGGCCAAGCCCAGGTCTGCCTTGCTCATGCGATTTCCCTTTTTCTTAACTTTATATTAATAAAAATTAGCGACAGGCGAACTCCGtagctaaacaacaaaattcGTCACTAGTCCTACTTACAACGGATTAGCGACGAAGTTAATTgctaatttcaatttttttttgttagtgTGTGTGAATAtatacgtgtgtgtgtgttggtccTAGTCTTAGTTTTATAAATATCCTTCCTAATGATTTGGAAGCTAAGTAATCACCTTTGGCATTTTTCATGAcatgagaaataaaaaaaaaaatggtttgaTCTTCTGTATGTTATACGTTATTTCGTGGCTACTAGGTTGTGTGGTAGGATGACTAAGATCCCTTCATTCTTAACTAGAACTTTTATGTTTTAGTTGTTGGATTAGATAATTTCTTGCTAAGAAATGTTTATCTCTCTCAGTGGACCTATATGACACAAATTTAAATTTGTTGTGTCTCTAAATTTTGTATACTGAACGCGTAAAACATTAATAAAAAAAGATCGAATATGGTACTGTGCAACCGACGTACGTACGTAAGGGCTGAAAATGATTTTAGCTACTACTTCCTATATCATAGATAACACTTGTGATATTGTTATGCATCAGGAAAAGGGTAGTCAATTAATGGAGAAGGTTGGAAATGCCGCACAGTCTACCATAGAAACAGTGCAACAGGTTTGGATATTCTTAATTATTATTTGTATCGATCAAACATgatcaaattttaattttaattagaaGATTTAGGTCAGCGAGTTAAACTCAGGGGATTCAGTTGAAACTATATAAAGTACTGGTCCTATATTTATTATCCATTGCAATAATTCTCATTCTTCTAACCTAATTTATGTACTAATAAGATCTTTTCTATTTGGTGATATTGATTTAGATGGCGCCGCAAGCGAAGGAAAACTACCAAGCTGGCCAAGCCCAGGGCCAAGCCCAGGTCTGCATTGATTATGTGGAAAAAAACATAACTAGGCAATAGTTAAAAAATAATTCCCAAATTGTAGCAGCATTAGTTACTTTTCATTTCATAGCAAGTAAAAAATTAAGACCTTCCTAATAGGAGTGTATATATGGTGTCTTTAACTTCGAGTAATAGGAGTGTATATATGGTGGTCCCAATATTAGTTTCATAGATATCCTTCCTAACAAGTTAGAAGCAAAATAATCACCTTTAGCATTTTTCTTGAcataagaaattaaaaaaactcTTCGGATCTTCCGTAATTATATTATTTCGGCTACTAAGTTGTGTAGTAGGAATATGGTTAATATTCCTTCATTCTTATCAATAACTTTTAACTAGAACTTTTATGTTTGAGTTGTTAGATTAGATTATTTTTTGTTAAGGAATGTTTTACCTCTGTCAATACACTAATGTGACACAAATTTAAATGAGTTGTGTCAGAAAATTTTGTATGCcgaatgcataaaataaaattaaaagatCAAATGTTCGTTCGTGCAACTGATGTACATAAGTAAGGGTTGAAAATTATTTTAGCTACTAATTATATCATAGATAACACTTGTGATATTATTCTGCATCAGGAAAAGACTAGTCAATTTATGGAGAAGGCTGGGAACGTTGCACAGTCTACCAAGGAAACCGTGCAACAGGTTTGAACATTCTTAAATATTATTTGTATCAATGAACCATgatcaaattttaattttaattagagGGTGAACAAGCTGAAATCAGTGGATTCAGTTGAACCTCCATAAACTGGTTCTACATATGATATTCATCGCAATAATTCTCATTCTTCTAAATTTTATTTACAAGTAATAATGATCTTTTCTATTTTTGTGATATTGATTTAGATGGGGCAGCAAGTGAAGGACACAACACTAGGAGCAGTTGATGCAGTCAAAAATGCCACTGGCATGAACAAATGAACCACGTCAATTTCTACCATGTTATGAAGATCGTATTTCTTCTACTTTAGGCTATGTCCAACTATGTTGCTTAGGTTTGAACTCTTGTTTGAGTCTGAATCAATAATATTGCAATATGTTTCTTATAATTAAGTAGGTTCCCTACTTGCATTTGAGCACTTTTGCAGTATATACATGATCCAACTCCACTTGGATGTACTGGCTTAATATGTTATTCTAATTGCTTTCTACTGCCTTTTAAGACCATGATCTAATTAACTATTATAGAATTTTTATAACTTTTTGCCAAATTATTCATAACGATAACCTGAAGGAACAATAATGTATGTCAGTAATAATATTTCTCTGTCTGTTACGAAATTAGAAGTTTTCTAGTACATGATAGTTTGATGTATGTGTTAGATACTATTCATCGCAAAGAATATATTATTGGCTGAATACATATACGGCCCCTTAAACTTAGCTGAATTTTTCATCCGGACATTTTAATTAAGGATATGTCTATAAAACACCTGAAAACTGTGTCTATTAAACCCTTTTAAAAACAACCATTCAAAAAGACAAAAAAGTCAGAAGTATACACACTGTTGATATGGCTATAGATGAATAAGATAAAGACACTtgtaaaaaagagaaaaaggaaacCAAAAAAACATTGTATTACCAAAAAAATATGCAGTGTGAGGAGCTGTAAAAGAACCAAAAGCTTTTCCACCAGTACCACCATCAAGCTTACTATTTAAAGCATCTCTTTTTTGATTATTGGGTAAAAGCTTTTCTCACCAAATCTATGTTTTAAAATTTTAACCGAATCTTCGGCAATGAGAAAGAAATCCAATTTATTTTATTGCTCCTTTTAAGTGAGTGGTTTAGTCTAGTTTAAGTTTTGCCATTTAACCTCTAAAGCAAGCCTCTATTCGTGAATGAGAAGAAAAAAATTGTCTAATTACAATAATGAGTCCGAATGAAATGGAAGATGGAGGCAATCATTGAGCTCAACTTTTATGTTAGAAAGTGAATGAATCTTGAATTTCGATTCTTGGCTCAAATATTTTTGGAGTTTGACCTGAGAGTTTATTCAATCTAATAGTTGGATTTTGTTTTAGTGGTTGAAGAGTATTCATTTGATCGGAAGCCAGAGAGATTGGGTGGAAAGGGAGAGAGTCAAGACTCTTGTTAACAGAAAGAAAATAAACAAAGACATACACCTATCACCAGGTCAGTC
Protein-coding sequences here:
- the LOC132619189 gene encoding stress-induced protein KIN2-like — encoded protein: MDTSKIAHQAGQAQGQAQEKGSQLMEKVGNAAQSTIETVQQMAPQAKENYQAGQAQGQAQEKTSQFMEKAGNVAQSTKETVQQMGQQVKDTTLGAVDAVKNATGMNK